CTTGCCCGCGTAGATCAGCGTGCCCGGGTAGACCATGCGCAGCGCTTGCTTGAAGGCCACCGGCATCAGCGGCGCATCATCCCAATCGGCCTCGGCAATGTGCAGGTAGCCCACACCCAGCTCACCGAGCAGGTGTGCAGCCGCCAGATAGGTCGCCTGCGGCGTATCGTCCACCGCGCCCTGCAGCGTGGTCAGCGGCGCCAGGCGCACGCCAACGCGATCACCGCCGGCCACTGCCACTACCGCCTGTACCACCTCGCGCAGGAAGCGCAGCCGGTTCTGCAGCGAACCGCCATAGCCATCGGTACGCTGGTTGGCCTGCGAGTCGATGAACTGGTTGATCAGGTAGCCATTGGCACCATGCAGTTCAACGCCGTCGAAGCCCGCCGCCAGCGCATTGCGGGCGGCCTGCGCGTAATCGGCGACGATGCCCGGAATCTCGTCCTCGCGCAGCGCGCGCGGCATCGAATGCTGGATCATTTCGCCCACTCCGGCTTCGGGACCTGCCCCGGTCGGGTCGACGAATACCTTCACGCCTTCCGCCAACAACGCCGACGACGACACCGGCGCCGCACCACCCGGCTGCAGCGCCACATGCGAGACCCGGCCGACATGCCACAGCTGGGCGTAGATGCGACCACCGGCGGCGTGCACCGCATCGGTCACCTGGCGCCAGCCCTTTACCTGTTCCGGGCTGTGGATGCCCGGGGTCCAGGCATAGCCCTGGCCCT
This genomic interval from Stenotrophomonas sp. 57 contains the following:
- a CDS encoding alkene reductase encodes the protein MLFTSHRLGPLTLPNRIVMPPMTRSRAADGNVATAEMAAYYAQRASAGLIVSEGTQISPQGQGYAWTPGIHSPEQVKGWRQVTDAVHAAGGRIYAQLWHVGRVSHVALQPGGAAPVSSSALLAEGVKVFVDPTGAGPEAGVGEMIQHSMPRALREDEIPGIVADYAQAARNALAAGFDGVELHGANGYLINQFIDSQANQRTDGYGGSLQNRLRFLREVVQAVVAVAGGDRVGVRLAPLTTLQGAVDDTPQATYLAAAHLLGELGVGYLHIAEADWDDAPLMPVAFKQALRMVYPGTLIYAGKYTAERAGQALAEGWADLIGFGRPFIANPDLPERLRTGAALNPPDRATFFGGGAEGFTDYPALEEAVEA